A DNA window from Engraulis encrasicolus isolate BLACKSEA-1 chromosome 3, IST_EnEncr_1.0, whole genome shotgun sequence contains the following coding sequences:
- the LOC134445213 gene encoding FAD-dependent oxidoreductase domain-containing protein 1-like, whose product MEANYETQRYAGAKVKLMSPAQLKDMFPWINTDGVALASYGLENEGWFDPWTLLSALKRKALSMGVEQCLGDVRGFNYGVQSVENRELGQIQLRRITHTNIQMPNSLEVVPVESTLVVNAAGANSGKVAQMVGIGLGSQTAISGISIPVEPRKRYIYVVHSPDGPGLDTPFLVDYSGVYLRREGLGGNYITGLSPEESEEPDITNLDVDHDFFQDKIWPQLAHRIPALESLKVTSAWAGFYDYNTFDQNGLLGIHPLVRNMYFACGFSGHGLQQSPAVGRAVAELVLDGGYKTLDLSALDIKRILHDERLLERNIV is encoded by the coding sequence ATGGAGGCAAACTACGAGACGCAGAGGTACGCGGGTGCCAAAGTGAAGCTCATGTCGCCAGCACAGCTCAAAGACATGTTTCCCTGGATCAACACGGACGGGGTGGCGCTGGCCTCGTACGGGCTGGAGAACGAGGGCTGGTTTGACCCCTGGACACTCCTGAGCGCACTCAAGCGGAAAGCTCTGTCAATGGGTGTCGAACAGTGCTTAGGGGACGTCAGGGGCTTCAACTATGGAGTTCAATCAGTAGAGAACAGAGAGTTGGGCCAGATCCAACTCAgaaggatcacacacacaaacatccagatGCCAAACAGCCTAGAAGTGGTGCCAGTGGAGAGCACCCTTGTTGTCAACGCAGCAGGTGCCAACTCGGGCAAAGTGGCCCAAATGGTGGGCATCGGCCTTGGCTCTCAAACTGCTATCTCGGGCATCTCCATACCCGTGGAGCCCAGGAAAAGGTACATCTACGTGGTGCACTCTCCAGACGGGCCAGGTTTGGACACCCCTTTCTTGGTGGACTACTCAGGTGTGTACCTCAGACGAGAGGGCCTGGGAGGGAACTACATCACTGGCCTGTCTCCTGAGGAGAGCGAGGAGCCGGACATCACAAACCTGGACGTGGACCACGACTTCTTCCAGGACAAGATCTGGCCCCAGCTAGCCCACCGAATCCCTGCCCTGGAGAGCCTGAAGGTGACAAGTGCCTGGGCTGGCTTCTATGACTACAACACCTTCGACCAGAACGGCTTGCTCGGAATCCACCCTCTGGTGCGAAACATGTACTTTGCCTGTGGCTTCAGTGGCCACGGGCTGCAGCAGTCGCCTGCCGTAGGCCGAGCCGTGGCCGAGCTGGTTCTGGACGGAGGCTACAAAACGCTGGACCTCAGCGCTCTGGACATCAAGAGGATTCTTCATGACGAGAGGCTGCTGGAGAGGAACATTGTATGA